A region from the Corylus avellana chromosome ca7, CavTom2PMs-1.0 genome encodes:
- the LOC132188739 gene encoding transcription initiation factor TFIID subunit 9, translated as MAEGDEDLPRDAKIVKSLLKSMGVEDYEPRVIHQFLELWYRYVVDILTDSQVYSEHAGKAAIDCDDVKLAIQSKVNLSFSQPPPREVLLELARNRNKIPLPRLIAGPGIPLPPEQDTLLSPNYQLAIPKKQPSPAVEETEEDEEGVDPNPSQEQKTDMPQHTPQRVSFPITKRPK; from the exons ATGGCTGAGGGAGATGAGGACTTGCCGAGGGATGCAAAGATTGTAAAGTCACTGCTGAAATCTATGGGTGTTGAGGACTATGAACCTCGTGTTATCCACCAATTTCTAGAACTGTGGTATCGATATGTAGTTGATATATTGACAGATTCACAGGTCTACTCTGAGCATGCTGGAAAGGCTGCCATAGACTGTGATGATGTCAAGCTTGCCATTCAGTCAAAAGTCAATCTTAGCTTCTCCCAACCACCACCACGAGAG GTCCTACTAGAGCTGGCTCGAAACCGGAACAAAATACCATTGCCAAGGTTAATAGCTGGTCCTGGTATTCCACTCCCGCCTGAACAGGACACACTGCTCAGCCCCAACTACCAACTTGCAATCCCAAAGAAGCAACCTTCCCCTGCAGTTGAAGAAACAGAGGAGGACGAAGAGGGTGTTGATCCCAATCCCTCACAAGAACAGAAGACAGATATGCCACAACATACTCCTCAAAGAGTGTCCTTTCCTATCACAAAACGCCCCAAGTGA